The Geobacillus genomosp. 3 genome segment GCAGCCTTCGCCATCTCCTGCAATTGCGCGACTTTTTGACGGTGTGCGTGCAACACCTCCTTCGACTTCGGAAAGGAAGGGGAGTGGGAGCCGATCCAGTCAGGAAACAGGCTGTCGGCATGGAAGCGGGCCAGCCCTTCAATTCGCTGCCGGAAAGAGGGTCTTGTTTCGCTTAAGGAGATATAATCCATCAAATAGTAATAACTGTTTTTTCGGTGAACGTAATATTGTTTTGTTTTGGTTTGGAAAATTTCCGGGACATGAAAGCCTGTTTCATACAGTTTGGAATGAAGCAAGATGGGGAAATTGGTTTTATCCTCATTTAGACGCTTGAGTACATACCGTTTGCCCGTTTTTTTGTTTTGTACAAGCCATACCTTTTCCTCCTTCAGCTCACCGATGATATCAGTCTCGGTTTTCGATAGGCCGTAATTGCTTAAAACGCTTAAAACGTCGGATAACAGACGAGATCGTTTCGAAGCCAAAGTCAGTTCCTCCTAGCGCAGTTGTCGATTAGTAAAAGTGTATGTAAAAGAAAGAGAGTTGGTATAGACAAGCGCACTAACCGATGGGAAAACGCCATCGCCAAAAAATAAGCGCCGGCTGCGCTGTGCGAACGCCAGCCGACGACGCTGTTTCCCACGTTTATTCGTCTTCGTCATCTGAATTCGTTGACGGAGCCGGCCGCATGGAAGCAGGGAGATCAATGGCGGTGATCGCAGCCGCATTGAGGGTGAGCGGACGCCCTCCGTCTTCATAAAAACGGTCAACCAACAGTGAAACGGTGTTCGTCTGCGGCTCGAAACGGAGAAAAAGCGCATTGTAATACGTCTCGTTGGCGGTATGCACGTTCACTTCCGTGTTGGGCGGCAAGGTGGTCAGTTGGTTGTAAAGAGCATGGGAAAGGCGGGAGCGGGCCGGCCGCCGGTCGAAAAATACATGATACATCATGTCGCCTCCTTTCTTGTCTCTTGTGTTAAAAACCTATACTCCATCATATGATTGGCGTAGGAGAGCGTTTGGGTAAACGTCCGCACGAAGACGAATTCGCCCGCCGCTAGATGAGGCGAAGGGGAAAAGGTGCCCCTTTTGGCCACTATGGCAGCGGAAAGGGGAGAGGAATATGGATGGTCCGTTTTCGTTTATCCTTCTTTGTTTGGCCAGCTTCCGTCTGACGAGACTTGTCGTGTATGATGCGATCACGAACTGGCTGCGCCGGCCTTTCCATGAATGGGTTGAAGAGGAGCTTCCCGATGGAAGAAAAGAAGTATTTCTTGTTTTGAAGGGCGGTGGACTGCGGCGCTGGATCGGCGAACTGCTAAGCTGCCACTGGTGCACCGGAATATGGTGTGCAGCGTTTTGTTACGCCGGTGTCATGCTTTGGCCGTCCGTTTTTCAACCGCTTATCGTGTTGCTTGCCGTTGCCGGAGGGGCAGCACTCATTGAGACCGTCGTCGGCAAATGGCTGTCATAAAGAGGCAACGTCCACCCACACCGTGATCAGTCAGAGGGACATGGAAGCTATCGCAAGCCCATAGCGGCTTTACAAGGGACACCACCATGGGGGCGTTGTTGATCGCCTGGATGGAGAAAGCTGGCCTAAGAGCAGACCGGCCAAGAAAAGAAAGCGCGCCGCCGGGCGGCGCGAAACGAAGGCCAAACCGTTTACCATTGGATGGAGATATGGTTGGCCGCGGGAACGCCTTTTGGCAATTCGGCGCAATACACAAAGCCGTCAACAGTCAACGATCGGGTGCTATCGGACGGGCGGACGGCGATTTCAAACTGGGAAAAGCGCCTCTCTTCCCCGGGTTCAAGCGGGGTGCCATGAAGCGGGGCGATCCAATATTCGCCGTTTTGCCGCACTTTTTCCCGCCAGTTTTCTTGTGTGAACGTCCAGCTTTCTCCGCCGCTTGCGGCAAGCCGTTCTTGTTCAGCCCGGGCGCTTTGCGGCAGCACAATTTTTCCGCTCAGCACCGCCGTTTTCGGCGGCGAGAGACGGAGGCAGACAATGAGATGGTGAAGCGGCGTTGTCCCGCTGTTGCGAATGATGAAATCGCCGATTACGGTTATGTCTTCTTCGTCAAGCTGCGGTGGAATGACAACAGAATGGTGGAACAGCGCCAACACCGAGGCAGCCGGCTCGGCGGTCGGTTGTTTCCATTCGGAGCGA includes the following:
- a CDS encoding DUF1360 domain-containing protein; translation: MDGPFSFILLCLASFRLTRLVVYDAITNWLRRPFHEWVEEELPDGRKEVFLVLKGGGLRRWIGELLSCHWCTGIWCAAFCYAGVMLWPSVFQPLIVLLAVAGGAALIETVVGKWLS